One genomic window of Undibacterium cyanobacteriorum includes the following:
- a CDS encoding type 4a pilus biogenesis protein PilO, with amino-acid sequence MANIQERFEDLAGQFRDLNGLHPGLWPIAPRVLAAFVLLVVVVLVGWGAYWSSQIEDIERGEQEEQKLKDTFKTKTQQSISLEALKEQRKLVLQYVSRMEKQLPSSAEYAALLDDINSAANGRGLNMELFEPGAVVVKDYYAEIPIKIIMVSNYHDMGQFISDIAKLPRIITLNNLSFSASKDPKKPGIILDGFVKTYRYLDPEEIAAQAEQKKKESAKGKEGEKEKEKEGHK; translated from the coding sequence ATGGCAAACATACAAGAACGATTTGAGGATTTGGCTGGCCAATTCCGCGATTTAAATGGGCTCCATCCAGGTTTATGGCCAATTGCTCCTCGCGTGTTGGCTGCATTTGTGCTGTTGGTGGTGGTCGTTTTGGTCGGTTGGGGAGCTTATTGGAGCAGTCAGATCGAAGATATTGAACGCGGCGAACAAGAAGAGCAAAAGCTGAAAGACACATTCAAGACGAAGACTCAACAGTCGATTAGTCTCGAGGCCCTTAAGGAACAAAGAAAGTTAGTCTTGCAATACGTTTCCCGTATGGAGAAACAGTTGCCGAGCAGTGCAGAGTACGCCGCTTTGCTCGATGATATTAACTCCGCTGCGAATGGTCGTGGTCTGAACATGGAGTTGTTTGAACCTGGCGCGGTAGTGGTCAAAGATTACTACGCCGAAATTCCTATTAAGATCATCATGGTGTCGAACTATCACGATATGGGGCAATTCATTAGCGATATCGCGAAATTGCCGCGCATTATCACATTGAATAACTTGAGTTTTTCGGCAAGTAAAGACCCCAAAAAACCAGGCATTATTCTCGACGGTTTCGTCAAAACTTATCGATATCTAGATCCTGAAGAAATAGCAGCGCAAGCTGAACAAAAGAAAAAGGAATCAGCCAAAGGTAAAGAGGGCGAAAAAGAAAAAGAGAAAGAGGGGCATAAATGA
- a CDS encoding pilus assembly protein PilP, whose product MRFLRGLVILFLALTLQACGDSGIGELQSWMEQVRKETQVKVNPLQEPKVFVPVSYESGGLYDPFDQVKLLAVIERIKAAKESGLKPDLDRPREALEGFPLESMKMVGTFDNKKKLQGLIQVGKLIYPVTVGSYVGQNFGKVISVSDTRVDLVETVQDATGEWMERKASLELQEAKK is encoded by the coding sequence ATGAGATTCCTTAGAGGTTTAGTCATACTCTTTTTGGCGCTTACTTTGCAAGCCTGCGGTGATAGCGGGATTGGCGAACTGCAGTCGTGGATGGAGCAGGTCAGGAAAGAGACCCAAGTGAAAGTGAATCCTTTGCAAGAGCCGAAGGTGTTTGTCCCAGTTTCGTATGAGAGTGGTGGGCTGTACGACCCTTTTGATCAAGTCAAGCTGTTGGCAGTGATTGAGCGAATTAAAGCAGCGAAAGAGAGCGGCTTGAAGCCTGATCTTGATCGCCCTCGCGAGGCCTTAGAAGGTTTCCCGCTCGAGAGTATGAAAATGGTCGGAACGTTTGACAACAAGAAAAAACTTCAGGGTTTGATCCAGGTCGGGAAGTTAATCTATCCAGTCACGGTTGGCTCATATGTGGGGCAAAATTTCGGAAAAGTGATTAGTGTCAGTGATACCAGAGTTGATCTGGTCGAGACAGTGCAAGATGCAACTGGCGAATGGATGGAACGAAAAGCAAGCTTAGAATTGCAAGAGGCGAAAAAATGA
- the pilQ gene encoding type IV pilus secretin PilQ gives MSIKGLFLGLLFLCQSVFAQTENAIDSVTANQQGANVIVKITLKNNLEKAPISFSIASPARISLDFPNTSNATGKNVIDVGLGEVRSVNLIEVPGRSRLVFNLNRALKYATFVEGNTLIVTIDGSGGLATAVNSLGLPAVDKNEKTAAKQSIKDIDFRRLAGGEGRVVIDLPGNQVAVDSRLQGQKIVVDFFNVNLPDVLKRNLDVADYGSPVQKIITERQGNNVRMYIEPKGLWEHSVYQSDTQLVVEVKPIKEELNKLTQGTQGYKGDRFGMNFQDIDVRAVLQMLAEQGGVNIIATDSVSGNITLRLIDTPWDQALDIVMQIKNLDMRKNGNVIMIGPKDELLLKEKLELEQKAAIADLEPLKTESFQLKYQKAENLQKLFGVTADGSSTTNRLISKRGSIMIDPRTNQIFVTDIASKIEEVRKLIQKTDIATKQVVIEARIVEADNKFSRNLGAKLGFADLRKLSGGDAGYQLQGNQRVAVTGNYLGVGEQTGQAKITEKSFIPNTQFINLPAASIGGLEAGSIATSIFSAAANRFLNLELSALEADGDGKIISSPRVVTADQLPAHIEQGQEIPYSIVALSGGTAVFFRKAVLSLDVTPQITPDGTIILNVDVHKDSRGEETRFGPAINTKQVKTSVLVENGGTVVLGGIYTQEERNDVTKVPFLGDLPLFGNLFKTTGRTNNKTELLIFITPKVQLTGSIVTQ, from the coding sequence ATGAGCATCAAGGGTCTATTTCTGGGGCTGCTATTCCTGTGCCAATCCGTGTTCGCGCAGACCGAAAATGCTATTGACTCGGTTACTGCTAACCAACAAGGTGCGAACGTGATCGTCAAGATCACTTTGAAGAATAATCTTGAAAAGGCACCAATTTCATTTTCAATCGCCAGTCCCGCTCGAATTTCGCTCGACTTCCCCAATACGAGTAATGCGACCGGCAAAAATGTGATCGATGTTGGGCTGGGCGAAGTGCGAAGCGTCAATTTGATTGAAGTTCCAGGTCGGTCACGTCTTGTATTTAATTTGAATCGTGCTTTGAAATATGCGACCTTTGTCGAAGGTAATACCCTAATCGTCACTATTGATGGCTCTGGTGGCTTAGCGACAGCTGTGAATTCCTTGGGCCTACCAGCAGTTGATAAAAACGAGAAAACAGCGGCCAAACAAAGCATTAAAGACATCGATTTTCGCCGCTTAGCTGGCGGTGAAGGGCGTGTTGTAATCGACTTGCCAGGTAACCAAGTGGCGGTTGATTCGCGTCTGCAAGGCCAAAAAATCGTGGTCGACTTCTTTAACGTGAACTTACCCGATGTTCTTAAGCGCAATTTGGATGTTGCTGACTACGGTTCTCCTGTCCAGAAAATTATTACTGAACGCCAAGGTAACAATGTACGCATGTACATTGAGCCAAAAGGGCTGTGGGAACACAGCGTTTATCAGAGCGACACACAATTAGTGGTTGAAGTTAAGCCGATTAAGGAAGAACTGAATAAGCTCACCCAGGGAACACAAGGCTACAAAGGTGATCGTTTTGGCATGAACTTCCAGGATATTGATGTTCGTGCCGTGTTGCAAATGTTGGCGGAACAAGGTGGCGTGAATATCATTGCAACTGATTCTGTTTCTGGCAACATTACTTTGCGACTGATCGATACTCCATGGGACCAAGCGCTCGACATCGTCATGCAGATCAAAAATCTCGACATGCGTAAAAATGGCAATGTCATTATGATTGGCCCGAAAGATGAGTTGCTTCTGAAGGAAAAACTCGAGCTGGAACAAAAAGCAGCGATCGCAGATTTAGAGCCACTCAAGACGGAGTCTTTCCAGCTGAAATATCAAAAAGCTGAGAATTTACAAAAATTGTTTGGTGTTACCGCGGATGGTTCATCTACGACCAATCGTCTTATCAGTAAGCGTGGCAGTATCATGATCGACCCACGCACTAACCAAATTTTCGTCACTGATATCGCTTCAAAAATCGAAGAGGTTCGTAAGCTCATCCAGAAAACTGATATTGCGACTAAGCAGGTGGTGATTGAGGCGCGCATCGTTGAAGCTGATAACAAATTTAGTCGAAACCTCGGTGCTAAATTAGGTTTTGCTGATCTGCGTAAGCTTTCGGGTGGTGATGCTGGCTATCAATTACAGGGTAACCAACGCGTTGCTGTGACAGGTAATTATCTTGGTGTGGGTGAGCAGACTGGTCAAGCCAAGATCACCGAGAAGAGCTTCATTCCAAATACACAATTTATTAATTTGCCTGCTGCTTCGATTGGTGGTTTAGAAGCCGGTAGTATCGCTACGAGTATTTTCTCAGCAGCGGCGAATCGTTTCCTTAACCTTGAGTTGTCGGCATTGGAAGCTGATGGTGACGGGAAAATCATTTCAAGTCCACGTGTGGTGACTGCCGACCAATTGCCAGCACACATTGAACAAGGTCAAGAAATCCCATATTCCATCGTTGCCCTGAGCGGGGGGACTGCTGTGTTCTTTAGAAAAGCGGTTCTTAGTTTGGACGTTACACCACAAATTACACCCGACGGCACTATCATCTTGAACGTGGACGTGCATAAAGATAGCCGTGGTGAGGAAACACGTTTTGGACCAGCAATCAACACAAAGCAAGTGAAAACGAGCGTGTTGGTTGAGAATGGTGGTACGGTCGTGCTGGGTGGTATTTACACTCAGGAAGAGCGAAATGACGTCACTAAGGTACCTTTCCTCGGAGATCTTCCATTGTTTGGAAACCTATTTAAGACCACTGGTAGAACAAATAACAAGACCGAACTGTTGATTTTCATCACTCCGAAAGTTCAGTTGACTGGAAGTATCGTGACACAATAG
- a CDS encoding beta strand repeat-containing protein, with protein MTKLFRIFVAMISLSLLSACGGGGGSPGNTTGRALFTSANSTVTINVGDSQTYTIGGGNPGYAATSSSSAATVTVNGSSMTITGKGAGEATITVTDSSGSKVQIVATIGTNAPFATDAPVDLTIAPGSKTNNYSLSGGSGVYRAASANPSVATVTLTGNQFYISGVSAGSTTISVSDTAGSSRTINVKVGSSTPLFTTAPSIMSIELGTTTQTFAIGGGSLSYAVSTNNQSVVTVSQSGANFTLTGLAIGNAIVSVTDTAGATQQIQVTVGVTQPLTVNSPAELTVGVGSASEQFTISGGSPAYSVTSSNLLVASIIQSGNRFTVSGKFPGTATVVVSDRSGATKSINVTVKTNPLFTSAPDAITVEVGARSASFSIEGGTFSYSVSTSNSAIAQVTQTATTFYISGINAGAAVVVVTDSAGSSKRIDVTVGAAVPLRTTMPTEVNMTVNQANDSFQISGGQPAYVVTSSNRNVVQVQQSGAQFTVTPIGVGKAQVQIMDAQGSTKISNVTVSTKDLFTSAPEAITLSTGSVSSSFTIGGGLPGYTVVSSNVQVAQVSFTGTSFTITGAGKGTASVVISDTGGSTKLVAVTVGSTIPLFTTAPSALDLPIGGSAVTFDISGGDPAYSVTSSNSQVATVSLAGNKFSVTGIAKGTAVLNLTDTSGQKVIINVNVTSGSDLYTTAPSNLSLGLGIDSNTYLIGGGSKSYSVMSGNTSVVTVVQNGNQFYLRAGTLGTTTVTITDTVGAVKVINVSVVNGLQLFTTAPVAMSVGVGLNSSTFQISGGVPSYFVISSNTGVVRVTQTGGQFFLTGQQSGRATVLITDSVGSSKSIDVTVTTGSDLYISAPATVAVGVGVSSQTYQVGGGSSIYSATSSNTQVATVSLTGSNFVITGVAVGTATVLVTDSTGASRPIIVTVGSAVDLFTTAPPTLNLGVNAISQSFSIGGGQAPYTVTTNDPAILTPTLTGTQFTIRGLAIGTADVIVSDSKGATRSVRVTVGSGVNLFTSAPSTISLAAGATSQVFTISGGSEVYVVSSSDERTVTIGRNSNNQFVVNGIVGGRATVSIKDTTGKEILISVIVGTPDVIVSSAPDTLTLQVGGAGTFKVAGGNGSYQVSTSNTTVAQATITGSDLVITGIGVGTANIVVTDLRGARLTIVVNIGGSTPTPLFTTAPSAVVITPSSVSNYSISGGKAPYTATSSNASVATVSVSGSSLTITGVALGAAQIRVTDSAGTIVNIDATVSNGSHLNLFTGAPEPSTVAKGSSLVYSIGGGVPPYTVTSSNNSVATVIMSGATAFQVTGVTSGTASVVIQDSEGVTITRTVNVTSATSLPVSILPGDSQGAVGDTMYFNVTGGSPPYTLTNNNNPTVATVSAPSAVNPLTGTSTFTADLLNIGSTTATIIDSQGQTKSVVISAVASVKQLRISPSVLTIGEDNSANFTVQIFGGTGPYRVFTSDLILSSVTNAGGISTVTVSPGTQGNRCFNRYDSTPAYIPGATYDITITAVDSLGVSATATMTLKDNSQGGAGSGAAACN; from the coding sequence ATGACGAAGCTTTTTCGCATATTCGTGGCTATGATCAGTTTGAGCCTGCTGTCGGCATGCGGCGGGGGCGGTGGCTCTCCAGGCAATACGACCGGTCGAGCGCTATTTACTAGCGCGAACTCAACGGTGACGATCAATGTGGGGGACTCGCAGACTTACACAATTGGCGGCGGCAACCCAGGCTACGCAGCGACAAGCAGCTCTTCTGCTGCGACCGTCACTGTAAACGGTAGTTCAATGACGATTACTGGAAAGGGGGCAGGTGAAGCCACCATTACTGTGACGGATTCATCAGGTTCTAAAGTACAAATCGTCGCGACGATTGGTACGAATGCACCGTTCGCAACCGATGCTCCGGTCGATTTAACGATCGCTCCGGGAAGTAAGACCAATAATTATTCATTAAGTGGCGGTAGTGGAGTTTATCGTGCAGCGAGTGCAAATCCTTCAGTTGCAACAGTAACGCTCACTGGAAACCAATTCTACATCTCCGGTGTGAGCGCTGGTAGCACCACAATTTCCGTTTCTGATACTGCTGGAAGCTCCCGCACCATCAACGTAAAAGTGGGATCCAGCACGCCGTTGTTCACAACAGCACCTTCTATCATGTCGATCGAGCTCGGCACCACAACTCAAACTTTTGCGATTGGCGGAGGCTCATTGAGTTATGCGGTGAGTACCAATAATCAAAGCGTGGTGACGGTGTCTCAGTCGGGCGCGAATTTCACATTAACTGGTCTTGCTATCGGTAATGCAATTGTGTCTGTCACAGATACGGCTGGCGCAACGCAACAGATCCAAGTGACCGTAGGCGTCACTCAACCATTGACAGTAAACTCGCCAGCGGAATTGACGGTTGGCGTTGGCTCTGCCTCAGAGCAATTTACGATTTCTGGTGGTAGCCCAGCATACTCTGTAACTTCGAGCAATTTACTGGTAGCAAGCATTATTCAGTCTGGAAATCGATTCACTGTTTCTGGCAAGTTCCCAGGGACAGCGACCGTCGTTGTTAGCGATCGATCTGGTGCAACAAAGTCGATCAATGTTACGGTGAAGACGAATCCATTGTTCACATCGGCACCTGATGCAATCACTGTGGAAGTTGGCGCACGCTCAGCCAGCTTCTCGATCGAAGGCGGTACGTTCAGCTATAGTGTTTCGACGAGCAACTCGGCGATCGCCCAAGTCACGCAAACTGCGACTACTTTCTACATTTCCGGTATTAATGCTGGAGCGGCAGTTGTCGTGGTGACGGATTCTGCTGGTTCGAGCAAGCGGATTGATGTAACTGTCGGTGCGGCTGTACCTTTGCGTACCACCATGCCGACCGAAGTGAATATGACTGTCAATCAAGCCAACGACAGTTTCCAGATCAGCGGAGGGCAACCGGCATACGTTGTGACTTCCAGTAACCGTAATGTGGTACAGGTTCAGCAAAGTGGCGCTCAGTTTACTGTGACGCCGATTGGTGTTGGTAAAGCACAAGTCCAAATCATGGATGCCCAAGGTAGTACTAAGATCTCGAACGTGACTGTCTCAACAAAAGATTTGTTCACTTCAGCTCCAGAGGCAATTACACTTTCAACTGGCAGCGTCAGTTCGAGTTTCACTATTGGTGGTGGTTTGCCTGGCTATACTGTGGTCTCAAGCAACGTTCAAGTAGCACAAGTTAGCTTCACTGGTACTTCATTCACGATTACTGGTGCTGGCAAAGGCACTGCTTCTGTTGTGATCTCCGATACTGGTGGTAGCACGAAGTTGGTTGCTGTCACGGTCGGTTCAACGATTCCATTGTTCACCACAGCTCCAAGCGCGCTCGATTTGCCAATTGGTGGTTCTGCTGTGACGTTTGATATTTCGGGCGGCGATCCAGCATATTCAGTCACCTCAAGCAACTCGCAGGTAGCAACGGTCAGCTTGGCTGGTAATAAGTTCTCCGTAACCGGTATCGCGAAAGGCACGGCAGTCCTGAATTTGACTGATACATCGGGCCAGAAAGTGATCATCAATGTCAATGTGACCTCGGGTTCAGATCTCTATACGACAGCACCAAGTAACTTGTCGCTCGGGTTGGGTATCGACTCCAACACTTATTTGATTGGTGGCGGTAGCAAGTCTTATTCCGTGATGTCTGGTAATACTTCAGTTGTTACTGTTGTTCAAAATGGAAATCAATTCTATTTGCGTGCAGGAACTCTAGGGACAACGACCGTTACAATCACTGATACAGTCGGTGCAGTAAAAGTCATCAATGTCAGCGTGGTCAATGGTTTGCAACTCTTCACTACCGCACCTGTGGCAATGTCTGTGGGCGTTGGCTTGAACTCTTCGACCTTCCAGATTAGTGGCGGTGTTCCAAGTTACTTCGTCATCTCGAGCAACACTGGCGTAGTCAGAGTAACTCAAACTGGTGGACAGTTCTTCTTGACTGGTCAACAATCCGGACGCGCTACGGTCTTGATTACTGATAGTGTCGGTTCAAGTAAGAGTATCGATGTTACTGTGACGACTGGATCAGACCTTTACATCAGCGCACCAGCGACAGTTGCGGTCGGCGTTGGTGTCAGCTCGCAAACCTATCAAGTCGGTGGTGGTAGTTCGATTTATTCAGCAACCTCTTCGAATACGCAAGTGGCGACAGTGAGTTTGACTGGCTCGAACTTTGTGATCACGGGCGTTGCTGTGGGAACTGCGACCGTACTCGTTACAGATTCAACAGGTGCGTCTCGTCCAATTATTGTGACAGTGGGATCTGCCGTCGATTTGTTCACGACCGCACCACCAACTTTGAATCTCGGGGTAAATGCAATTTCCCAGTCGTTCTCAATTGGCGGTGGTCAGGCTCCATACACTGTAACAACCAATGACCCAGCAATTTTGACTCCAACATTGACAGGCACTCAGTTCACAATCCGTGGCTTAGCAATTGGTACTGCAGATGTGATCGTTTCCGACTCTAAAGGTGCTACACGTTCAGTTCGAGTTACTGTTGGGTCTGGTGTGAATCTGTTCACCTCCGCACCAAGTACGATTTCATTGGCAGCAGGTGCAACCTCACAAGTATTCACGATCTCTGGAGGTAGCGAAGTCTATGTAGTGAGCTCGTCTGACGAACGCACAGTAACGATTGGCCGTAACAGCAATAACCAATTTGTTGTGAATGGCATCGTTGGTGGTCGCGCGACTGTATCGATCAAAGATACGACGGGTAAAGAAATTCTAATCTCTGTGATCGTCGGAACCCCCGATGTGATCGTTTCTTCGGCACCTGATACGCTCACACTTCAAGTTGGTGGTGCGGGTACGTTTAAGGTTGCGGGTGGAAATGGTAGCTACCAAGTATCTACTAGCAACACCACCGTAGCACAAGCGACGATCACTGGAAGTGATCTCGTCATTACGGGTATCGGTGTTGGCACTGCCAACATTGTGGTGACAGATTTGCGTGGTGCACGATTGACGATTGTCGTTAATATTGGTGGCTCAACACCAACACCTTTGTTCACGACAGCGCCAAGTGCCGTTGTCATTACTCCAAGCTCGGTATCAAATTACTCGATCAGTGGTGGTAAAGCCCCTTACACGGCAACGAGCAGCAATGCGAGCGTTGCGACAGTGTCAGTTAGCGGTAGTTCTTTGACTATCACTGGTGTAGCTTTGGGCGCGGCGCAGATACGAGTTACTGACAGCGCAGGCACAATCGTTAATATCGACGCTACGGTAAGTAATGGATCACATCTGAATCTCTTCACTGGTGCTCCAGAACCGTCGACTGTCGCCAAAGGTTCATCTTTGGTGTACAGCATTGGTGGTGGCGTACCTCCATATACCGTCACTAGCAGCAATAATAGTGTTGCGACTGTGATCATGTCTGGTGCGACAGCCTTCCAAGTGACCGGTGTAACTTCCGGTACCGCGAGTGTGGTGATTCAAGATAGCGAAGGCGTGACCATTACTCGTACGGTTAATGTGACTTCAGCGACTTCCTTGCCGGTATCGATCTTGCCGGGAGATTCACAAGGTGCGGTTGGTGATACCATGTACTTTAACGTAACAGGTGGTTCTCCACCTTACACATTGACCAACAATAACAACCCAACTGTAGCAACGGTGAGTGCACCGAGTGCAGTCAACCCACTTACAGGAACAAGCACATTCACGGCTGATCTTTTGAATATCGGTAGCACAACCGCGACCATTATTGACTCACAAGGTCAAACGAAGAGTGTTGTGATTAGTGCGGTCGCGTCAGTGAAACAATTGCGTATTTCACCATCAGTCTTAACGATTGGTGAGGATAATTCAGCGAACTTCACAGTCCAGATTTTCGGCGGCACCGGTCCATACCGTGTATTTACGAGCGACTTGATTTTGTCGAGTGTGACAAACGCGGGTGGAATCTCAACGGTCACTGTAAGCCCAGGTACGCAAGGAAATCGATGCTTTAACCGATATGACAGTACGCCAGCATATATTCCAGGCGCGACCTATGACATCACCATCACCGCGGTTGACTCTCTCGGTGTAAGTGCGACAGCGACGATGACCTTGAAAGATAACTCACAAGGTGGTGCTGGCTCTGGCGCAGCTGCATGTAACTAA
- the aroKB gene encoding bifunctional shikimate kinase/3-dehydroquinate synthase AroKB yields MSSNIYLVGLMGSGKTTVGRALAKKLNKRFVDSDHEIEARTGVAISVIFDIEGEASFRQREADVIRDLCQQQDIVLATGGGAVLNPRSRQILHESGTVVYLKASIGSILHRTRHDKKRPLLRTPDPRKKLEELEQQRDPLYREVAHMIIETGQPQLQTLVQTIVDKLPKPQLVANTVENIAASLAAKNGSSMESDSNLYKTLQVDLGDRSYPISIGQSLLQNTELLQQRIRAQRVVIVTNDVVAPLYLSGLTQQLQGLGKQVESVILPDGEERKNWESLMLIFDELLQKKCDRKTCLIALGGGVIGDMTGFAASAFMRGVPFVQIPTTLLAQVDSSVGGKTGINHPLGKNMIGAFYQPQAVLADIATLASLPDKELSAGLAEVIKHGAIIDAAFFDWIEANIEKLRARDHDALSYAVLRSCEIKANVVKQDEREGGLRAILNFGHTFGHAIEAGLGYGAWLHGEAVGCGMVMAADLSHRLGYIDFVTKTRITHLVEAAGLPTVAPDLGEATWLDLMEVDKKNEGGQIKFILLKPLGTSIITTVPAQYLRDTLRACTHPES; encoded by the coding sequence GTGTCTAGCAATATTTATTTAGTAGGACTGATGGGCTCTGGCAAAACAACGGTTGGCAGAGCCCTCGCAAAAAAGCTTAACAAACGATTTGTTGATTCTGATCACGAAATAGAGGCGCGCACAGGCGTCGCTATTTCTGTGATTTTTGACATCGAAGGGGAAGCGAGTTTTCGTCAGCGTGAAGCGGATGTGATTCGTGATCTCTGTCAGCAACAAGATATTGTCCTCGCCACAGGTGGCGGGGCGGTATTGAATCCGCGTAGCCGTCAGATCTTGCATGAGTCTGGAACGGTGGTCTATCTCAAAGCTAGCATCGGTAGTATTTTGCATCGTACGCGACACGATAAAAAACGCCCATTGCTGCGCACCCCTGATCCCCGTAAAAAATTAGAAGAGCTCGAACAACAGCGCGACCCGCTGTATCGGGAAGTTGCCCATATGATTATCGAAACCGGGCAACCACAATTACAGACCTTGGTACAAACCATTGTTGATAAATTGCCGAAACCACAGCTAGTCGCCAACACAGTAGAAAATATCGCTGCTTCTTTAGCAGCGAAAAATGGTAGTTCGATGGAATCTGATTCAAATCTTTATAAAACTCTACAAGTCGATCTTGGTGATCGTAGTTATCCCATTTCGATTGGCCAGTCACTTTTACAAAATACTGAGCTGTTGCAGCAGCGCATTCGTGCTCAACGGGTCGTGATTGTGACCAATGATGTGGTCGCACCTTTATATTTATCTGGTCTCACGCAGCAATTGCAAGGCTTGGGTAAGCAAGTCGAATCGGTCATCTTGCCCGATGGCGAAGAACGCAAAAATTGGGAAAGCTTGATGCTCATTTTTGATGAGCTCTTGCAGAAGAAATGTGATCGCAAAACCTGCTTGATTGCTCTTGGTGGCGGCGTGATCGGTGATATGACCGGCTTCGCTGCATCAGCGTTCATGCGTGGTGTGCCTTTCGTACAAATTCCGACCACCTTATTGGCTCAGGTCGATTCTTCAGTGGGCGGTAAGACAGGCATCAATCATCCACTCGGTAAGAATATGATCGGTGCTTTTTATCAACCGCAGGCGGTGTTGGCAGATATCGCGACACTTGCTAGTTTGCCTGATAAAGAATTGTCCGCTGGATTGGCAGAAGTCATTAAGCATGGAGCCATTATTGATGCAGCTTTCTTCGATTGGATCGAAGCCAATATCGAGAAATTACGGGCACGGGATCATGATGCACTGAGCTATGCGGTATTGCGCTCATGCGAAATCAAAGCCAACGTGGTCAAACAAGATGAACGCGAAGGTGGTTTGCGTGCCATCTTGAACTTTGGACATACCTTCGGACACGCGATTGAAGCAGGTCTCGGCTACGGCGCTTGGTTACACGGCGAAGCCGTTGGTTGCGGCATGGTGATGGCAGCCGATTTATCGCATCGACTTGGTTACATCGATTTCGTTACGAAGACGCGTATTACCCATTTAGTCGAGGCCGCAGGCTTGCCGACGGTCGCCCCCGATCTTGGTGAAGCAACTTGGTTGGATCTGATGGAAGTCGATAAGAAAAATGAGGGAGGGCAAATCAAGTTTATCTTGCTCAAGCCTTTGGGAACTAGCATCATTACCACTGTTCCAGCTCAATATCTGCGCGATACTTTACGAGCTTGTACTCATCCCGAGAGCTAA
- a CDS encoding deoxyguanosinetriphosphate triphosphohydrolase encodes MFTDTHLAPYAAQSAQSRGRRFFEAPPGSRSEFQRDRDRIIHSTAFRRLEYKTQVFVNHEGDLFRTRLTHSIEVAQIARSIARNLRLNEDLVEAISLAHDLGHTPFGHAGQDALHACMKDFGGFEHNLQSLRVVDALEERYAAFEGLNLTFEAREGILKHCSISNAQLLGDVGQRFLLKQQPSLEAQLTNLADEIAYNNHDIDDGLRSGLLSEAQMMEVDFFARFRHEVETQYPGLAGRRAISETIRRMINALISDLIRTSEQRIADHGPKTIEDVRQMPTMIAFSDAMHHEAKQLKHFLFQHLYRHYQVNRMSNKAKKTIRDLFDAMLADPGLLPPDYRVRDQQLSEHEQCLQQARRIADYIAGMTDRYAIREHRRLFEIEEV; translated from the coding sequence ATGTTCACAGATACGCATCTTGCCCCTTATGCTGCACAGTCGGCGCAGTCACGGGGCAGGCGTTTCTTTGAAGCTCCACCAGGCTCGCGTTCAGAGTTTCAGCGCGACCGCGATCGCATCATTCACAGTACCGCATTTCGACGACTCGAATACAAAACCCAAGTCTTTGTGAATCACGAAGGCGATCTGTTTCGCACTCGCCTCACGCATAGTATTGAGGTCGCTCAAATCGCCCGCTCGATTGCCCGCAACTTGCGACTTAACGAAGATTTGGTCGAAGCAATCTCGCTAGCGCATGATCTTGGTCACACGCCTTTCGGGCATGCAGGGCAAGATGCACTGCACGCTTGCATGAAGGACTTTGGCGGCTTCGAACATAACTTGCAAAGCCTGCGCGTGGTTGACGCCCTGGAAGAGCGCTATGCCGCCTTTGAAGGCCTGAATTTGACCTTTGAAGCGCGCGAAGGCATTCTCAAACACTGCTCCATTAGCAATGCCCAACTACTTGGTGATGTCGGTCAGCGCTTTTTATTGAAGCAGCAACCTAGTCTTGAAGCACAGCTCACCAATTTGGCCGATGAGATTGCTTACAATAATCACGATATCGACGATGGCTTACGCTCGGGTCTATTGAGCGAAGCACAGATGATGGAAGTGGATTTCTTTGCTCGATTCCGTCATGAGGTAGAAACACAATATCCGGGTCTTGCTGGTCGGCGCGCCATTTCAGAAACGATACGTCGCATGATCAACGCATTGATCAGTGATTTGATTCGCACTTCCGAGCAGCGAATCGCCGATCATGGACCCAAGACGATCGAAGATGTGCGGCAAATGCCGACCATGATTGCGTTTTCTGACGCTATGCATCACGAGGCGAAGCAGCTAAAGCACTTCCTGTTTCAACATCTGTATCGCCATTATCAAGTGAATCGCATGAGCAATAAGGCGAAGAAAACCATACGCGATCTATTCGATGCGATGCTAGCCGATCCAGGCTTGCTGCCGCCAGATTACCGCGTGCGCGATCAGCAATTAAGTGAACATGAACAGTGCTTGCAGCAAGCGAGAAGGATCGCCGATTATATTGCAGGGATGACCGATCGCTATGCGATCCGCGAACATAGAAGATTATTTGAAATCGAAGAAGTTTGA